A stretch of DNA from Spiroplasma endosymbiont of Nebria brevicollis:
AATAATGCTACTAATTGCTCTTTAGGTAAATCTAACATTTCCTTTTCATATTTTATAAACATATCTTTACATGCTTGTAATTCTTTTATAGCATGTTCTAAGTTGCCTCAACCTTCAATAACAACCGTTTTTTTCTGTAATGCTTTGTACTGTAAAAAGAAATTTGTAATCTCATCACGTAAATGTGATGGTACATCTTCTAAAGTTTTAAAATCATTAAAACGCGGATCACTAGCAACAACACCAAACACTTTAGTATCAATCTCACCACCATCAATCATTTTTATAGTTCCTAAAATTCTCACATCTACTAAACAGCCAGGGAAAGTTGGATAAGTAATTAAACTAATAATATCCAAGGGGTCACCATCATAGTCTAAAGTATTAGGTATATAACCATATTCACCAGGATAAAAGTTAGCACCATATAAAACACGATCTAAAACCATTGTTTTAGTCTTTCCATCAAATTCATACTTATTACTTGAACCTTTAGGAATTTCTACTACCATTTGTACAATGCTCTTGTTATTTTTTGCCATTATTTTTTCATCTCCTTTTAAAATTAATTCTATTATATAATAAAAACACGTTTTTTCCTATATAATTAAAAATAAATATTGCCTTCAAGGAGTAACCATGAATTTAAAAAATGAGAATCATCTTCAACAATTAAAAACATATTTTATTAGTGCATTTAAGTTGACAACTCATAAAGTAGCTATGATTAGTATTTTATTAGCATTAACTACATTAATTAGTTTATTAGAAATTCCTACTTTCTTCGGGTTCTTAACTATTGACTTTGGTAATACTATTAATTTATTAGCAGTAGTAGTTTTAAAGTTACCATATGGTTTATTAATTGGTATTATTACGCCATGATTACGTTTAATTATTCCACACGTTGTTCCTAGTAATGTGATTGGTGAATTATCTTATATGTTGAGTACTATTAGTTTAATATTAATATATTGTAGTTTTCATATGTTGTTTAAGTTATTACCATATTGAAAAGATGAACCTACTAATTGATGAAAACGATTATTAATAGTTGAATTACCAGTAGTTATTATTACTTGTATTTTAGTGTCTTTGGTTAATGTATTTTTTAATTGAGCATTTATTCTAGATTTATATGGTCAAGGTGATTATAAAAATCAATTGTGAATTGTCTTTTTACCATATAATTTATTTAAGTTTACTTTAGTTCTAGGATTATTTTTTTTGTTAGTACGACCTATTCAAATTTTAGGGCAGCACTTTAATTATTAAATTAGTAGTTACATTTATGTTTATTATGTAAGCAATTCCTGAACTTAATAAAAAGCCATGATGCTACTTGATGAAACACACGTGGGGGATGTTAGTTGGGGTGCTACACGTGGTTTAGTAAGTGGAGTAGTAAGGGGTATATATATGCTGACCATGTTAAGGTGCCGATAAGAAAGTACTAGCAGTAATAGGAGCAACACCTGTTGTTGGGGATGCAGTTTCATTAGCTAGTAAATTTAAAGCTAGTGTAAAAGATAATTATACTCGTGGGAAAAATTGAAGAACAAACAATACGAAAGATTTGAAAAGTGAACAAAGACAAAATGCTATTCAAAATGGACTAGTGAATAATATTGCTGATTCTGCTTCAAAGTTAAAGGCTGTGAATGATAAAAAGGTAAGGAGAAAAATAATAGAAAAAGAATTTTAAGTGAACCAAAAAAAACAAAAATTCAATACTATTGATAGTTCTGAAAATAGAGAAAGAAAACTGATCACCCATAATAAAGTAGACACAAAAAAGAACCTAAATAGTGAACTTTGAACTTGTCAAGTAAAGTGGACAATAAAAAGAACCTTATATAATTATTATTATAAATGTTACATTAAATCTAATTTCATAGGAATAAACTTAATATTTGTTTGGGAATAAGCTAATCGATATTCAATTGGACTCATTCCTTTTAATTTTGGTTGTGGTAGATGATTGTTGTAAAAATAAATATACTTAGGTAAATTTTCTTTAATTCATTCAATAGTTCGTTTTTTTCTTGGAATCTGATATAAGAATTCAGTTTTCATAGTTCCAAACCATGATTCTGTTGCTCCATTATCTGGAGAATTTCCTCTTCTGGACATTGATATTTTTATACCTAACGTATCACATAAAGTTTTATAAGAAGGGTTGGTATAATGAAAACCTTGATCTGATTGTAAAATTCATGTTTTATACTTTCCAGCATTAACTCAAGCTTGAATAATATTTTTTGTTACAAATGACATATCTAAACTTGAACTTATTTTGTAATCTAATATTTCATTATTGTGAAAATCCTTAACGATTGATAAATAATACGTTTTACCATTAGTTAGTAAATAGGTTATATCAGTGCCTAATTTTTGATTTAAACCAGTAGTTGCAAAATTACGGTCTAATAAATTATCATATCTTAAACTGCCAGATTTTAACCTATAATCAAACTTCTTTGTTCTAATTTTGGATTTTAAACCCATATTTTTCATATACCTATAAACAATATGTGGTTGTATGTTTAACTTATAAATTTTCTTTATTCAATCAAAATATATTTTATGCAAACTCAATGATGAAAATTACAAAAAGGTACTGGGATTAAAGTTAAATTAAATGGTGATATTGATAAAAATGGAAAGCAAAAAATACGACCAGGAATAATAATTAAATCATATCCTAGTCATATAAAAGTTCAATTATTTTCAACCGAAAAAAGTAAAGATACTTATTTTTCAATTGTAATAAATGGAAAGTTACAACATATTAGAGCCATCTATCATAAAACTATATTATTTACAGATGTTCATAGTTTTTGGTTTGAAAGAGGTAGTAAAGTCTCTATTGAAAAAGACAGTGTCTTTTTTGAGAAAATAATTGAAATGGAACATAAAGAAATTTTTGAAAAACCCTTAGACTTGTCTTTCCAACATAAGTTAGAAAAAGTAGAAAAACAAAAAGAACAATTAATTGTTTGAATTAAAAATTTACAAGAAGAAAACTTAAAATTAAAAGAACAACTAAAAAATCAAATAAGAAAAAACATGAAAATCAAAGATAAGCATTAAAAAACACAAACGAATTGACAACTATGAATAGTTTATGTATTCACAAAAGAAACGTTTGATAAATAGCTTGTAATAGTGCTTAAAATACATTTTAAAGGAGAACACCAATTATGAATACAAATAATACAAGAATTAGTAATTTTGTAAAATTAACTTACACAGTTAATTGGAAAGCCTCAATTAAAGATTTTTTAATGAATAAATAATGCTATCTCTTATTTAAAACTGCTCAATTGAGCAGTAATTTTGTAAATTATTAAAGTTATAAAGTTTTCATACTAATTTTTTTATAATTATTATGAAATACTTTGTTGTGAACTAGTACGACTTAGTACTGTAATGCTTTCATCACTATTTATTGAAACAGTATCAATCCCTTTATCAGGGCTGTTATTTGATAATTTATTAGTAAATTCATTTTTATCTTCTTCATCTGATTCTGAAAAAGAATTTAATTTTTCTGGATAATTGTTATTGTTATTATCAAAGGGTAAATCACTAACACTGCTGTTAATTAATGTTGTAGAAGAGAATTTTTCTTCAAATGGGTTTTTATTTGATGGATAGTCAAGGGCACCAGCAATTACTCTTGAATTTTTTTGATTTTCTAAAATTAAGTTTAATTTTTTATTAATTTCTTGATATTCTTGAATTTCATTTTTAGTAAATAAATTTTTTCAACAAATATTAATCTTTTCTAAAATTGTTGATTTTAAATCTTTGAGAGGTTGTTTGTTTTTTTCATTTTCTATTTTTAAAGTTTTAATTTGTGAATTAATATTTATATTTCTGAAAACTTTAAACAATCCTATAGTAATGACATTTAAAAAAGTTAATTGTCAATCATCTTGCTTTTTTTGTTGTCTTAAATTTTCAAAGAAATTATCCCCGCATGTACTTGTGGAGGAAAAAATGAAACTCAACGAGTTCAACAACAGTTTTCAAACAGAAAAAGATTGTTTAAAATATATCGCAAGTTTGAAAACAATTAAATGTATCAAGTGTGACACCAAATGTATAAATGTTTCTGATTTTAGAAGAATAAGATGTTTGAAATGTCATCAAACATTTAACATCTTACATGGCACCATTTTTTATAAGTCACAAACCAAATTGACATTTTGATTTTATCTTATCTTTAGATGAATAAACACCAAGCATGGCATACCTCTGCAACAGATCTTACAAAAGAATTAGGTGTGACTTATAAAACAGATTGAAGAATGGATCATGAAATCAGAAATAGAATTGCAAAACAAGAATCACAACTCATTATCAATGGCATTCCACAAATGGATGAAATGTATCTTTCACATATGGGTTCAAAAAAACAAGGGAGATCTTTGTTGAATAAAACATTGATTGTTGGCATTTATGAAAAAACAACCAATAATTTAATTGTGAAAGTTTAAAAAAAGCAGACAAGAAAAACCTTTTGAAGTTTGCTTTGCAGCACATTTCTGTTAGCTGTCCATTGTTTACTGATTCTTGAAAAGGATATCAAAGTTTTAAAACTTCTTATCCTAAACATGAAACAGTAAATCATCAATTTGGTTATGTGTCATCAAATGGTGTCAACACAAATCAAATTGAGTCAGTGTGAAAACATTTGAGGAAGACTTTCAGAACTCATGTCAGGGTTTCAAAAGAAAACATTCACTTATATGCCAAAGAATCTGCATATAAGTTTAATAAACTTCTAACTTTTGAAACCCTGATGTTGTGCTTACTATAAGTACATGCGGGGATAATTTCCTAGGTAGGCTTTTATCCTTGTTTATGTGATAAAATTTAAAAAAGTACATAAAGGGATAAAAGCCATTTGCAATTTTATATTCTATGTTTCAGATCTGTTCATCTAAACGGTCATTTTCCTTATTAAAACCAAAAATTAGTTTGTCTAATTTATTAATTTTTTCATTTAAGTTTTCTATTTCTATTTGCAATTCTTGCTCTTCATTGATTAATGGCATATTTTTACTACTCCTTTTAAAAAAATAAAAACCCATTTGCTTTAAATAAAACAATGAGTTAAAAACTATATTTAGTTTACAAGTATATAGGGGCTTTGCCCCTTGGGTGCTACGCACCCACACCCCACCAACTACTTTTAAAAAGTTGGACAAATGGCGTAAACGCCCCGCCAACCAAACCAAAGGTTCTTGGTTGGCACCGGCAATACATATACATTTTACTTCTTAGCAAACTTTTTATTTTTATCATAACTACGTTTACCACGAACCTTAACAACATCTTTTTTTTCAGTCTGTAATATATTATCCAACTTATCTAATCCTACCGCTCTAATATCATCAACAGTAAATTCTAAACCTTGTGACTGTTCATACTCTTTAACACTACTCAACTCACTCTTTAAATCATGAATATAATGCAAAGCACGACTATTATATTTTTGTAAATAAGACCTAGGAAATCACAAACTAAAAGTCATAGTCTCACCACTATAAGTTGGGGGAAAACCACCCTTTTTAATTATTTTCCTAGTTTGTCTTTTAGATAAAACAATTTTATTATAATCATCAACATTAGTATAAATATTAAGTTTAAACTTAACTAAAAATAATAAAATACGCATTCTCTTAACTTGAACAATATACTCTACTTTTTCACGTGCTTGCTTTGGTATTCTATCAGGGTGTTGTTCAATCATATACATTATTCCATTAAAATTATGACCTATTAATTTCAAAACATACCTAAACTTTCTTGTGTTTCTTTAAATTCCGGTGATAAATCATTACTATTAATCTTTAACCCCAATTCATCTAAAACAACCATATCATTCTCATTAAAATCATAATTACTATTTAATTGATTAAATTTAAAAACATCATCATAAGAACAACGATAACTAAACTCATTACGCACTTTAATAGGAATAGGACTAACTATACCCTACCTTTATGTCTTTGTGCCAAACAACAAGCAAGAGCATACTTAGCAATAATCCCGATAGTAACTTCATGATTCATAGTTTCTAATTTTTTAATTACCGATTGTCATTCTTTCATATCAGGTTTAGTTTTATTTAAATTTAATAATTCAGAAATTAAATATCCATATCAAGGCATTATCTTTCACTCCTAACCAATTAAAAATCCTACTGCTTTTAAAAATACTCATAACGTTAATACTTGTTCTAAACCACTAATAAAATCAACATTTAAAACTGAACTAATAGTATCATCAAAAATATGCCTTAATAAACCATCAATCTTAGCAAAAAACTCTCTTAATGGTTCTACTGGTAAAAGTTTACCAACAACACCAAATAATAATCATCTAAAAGCATTACGTAAATGACCAAAAACATCATATCAACTAACTCGTTCATACTCAGGGTTAAACGGACTATTTGGGGGTACTGGTGTTATATTTTCACTTGAAAAAATATTAATTTGACCAAATCTAACTGATACCGACTGTTGTGGATTTTCAATAACAGAATTAATAGAAAAAGTTATAGTTAAATACTTCAAATTAGGAACACGAACCGGCATAGTAATAAAATTATACATATCTTGTAAATAAGAATGACTATCAACCAACCCTTTAAAAACATATTTTGTATTACCTTCATAATCTAAAAATGAAAAATTAAAACTAGAACCAAGATAATGAAAATTAAAATAATTAAAATAAAACATAAATCCTTGTATATAAAAACTTAAAGGTTTAGAAATTTCAAATTCTAACTGAACATTAAATTTTTCTTGCCCTGAAGCACCACCAAATTCAATATAATTATTTTGATTAGTTTGTATTAAATTATGATTAAAAATAATCCTTGAAAAAGCAATCAACTGTTCATCATCAAAAATCAAATGACTAGTAAAATCAACATGTTTTTGTAAAACACCTGAAACAGAACTAACATAATTTAAAAAATATTTATAATCAGGGTGAAAATAATCATAAAAATAACCACTTACTAATTTTAAATCCGGTTGGTCAATATCAAAATAAGCAGAATTTCATGGAATTGTTGCTCAATCATCAAAACTATGATAATTAACATGTTTAACCATATCTTTTGTAATATCATAATTAACAACATTAGGGTCATTAGAAACAATCAAAGAAGTAGGTGCTTGAACAGAAGTATTTACAAGTAAAAATAATTTAGCAAACTTAAATCACATAGTTATTTACCAAATAAACACTTTAAAATTCACCATGAACCATAAAATAAAACAAATCCAATAAAAAAATGTGTACCATAAACTACTAAATCACATAAAATAGCAGTAAAATTATCAATTGGACTACCTATAAACATAGTTCAATAATCAACTATACATTGATGTATTTGATTATAAATATCTCAAACACTAATAAATACCACCTACCCAAATAACGACCTAAAAACAAATTTAATACTACGATAAATAAAATTAAAAAATACTCCTAACACAAGTCAAAAAGTCAAATTAAACAAAATATAAACTTCATTAGTAACATCAACCGTTTGATTTAAAAACATAGAAATATCTTTATTAGAAAATATAAAAATAAAATGCAAAATACTAACAACAAAATCAGACATAACTAATCACCTATATTAATTCCACTAACATCTTGTGTTTGCTTATGACCCTTAGCAATTGCTTTACCAACTGAAACAGAAGGCCTTACCAATTTTCTTAACACCATAACCTAATCCTAATGTTGGTAACATTAATTCAGGTAAAATAACCCTAAATGCAAATTTAAGCAAAATTAAAAATACCATTAATGTACCTAAATTAAAACCTAAGTCACCAATTGGAAAACTAAAAAACTTCATAAATATTTGACTAAATAATTTCATTACTGTTGTAATAAAAGGTATAAACATAATTTCACTCCTAATGTCTTGTAAATCTAAATAATCCTAAAATTAAATAAAAAACAAAACTAACATTTATTAAAGCAAGAATTGGCAAAGGCAAAGTATACAAACTATCATAAAAGAACGACTTAATAAAAAGTGTCACAGTATGTAAACCAGTAAAGGAACTTAGATACTGCATATAAATAGTTTGCACTAATGTATTAACAGTCGGTAAAAGTTTACCTAACAAAGGCAAAACAAAAACTAAACTAAAAAATAACTTTACCATTGCTTAATTCCTTTCTAATTACTAATGAGTTCCATGAATAATATGACCCACAAATTGTTTAATAAACACTAATACCATAAATACAATTGAAATTAGCACTGGTCAATTTGTAAGTGTTCCACCATCACCAGTTGTAAATACTCAACCAAAAATAAGTAAAAGCATTTAATAATTGTTGTCCAACACCACCTATCATGGTTAATAA
This window harbors:
- a CDS encoding ECF transporter S component, with translation MNLKNENHLQQLKTYFISAFKLTTHKVAMISILLALTTLISLLEIPTFFGFLTIDFGNTINLLAVVVLKLPYGLLIGIITPWLRLIIPHVVPSNVIGELSYMLSTISLILIYCSFHMLFKLLPYWKDEPTNWWKRLLIVELPVVIITCILVSLVNVFFNWAFILDLYGQGDYKNQLWIVFLPYNLFKFTLVLGLFFLLVRPIQILGQHFNY
- a CDS encoding transposase, yielding MQHISVSCPLFTDSWKGYQSFKTSYPKHETVNHQFGYVSSNGVNTNQIESVWKHLRKTFRTHVRVSKENIHLYAKESAYKFNKLLTFETLMLCLL
- a CDS encoding IS3 family transposase, which produces MSLHKIYFDWIKKIYKLNIQPHIVYRYMKNMGLKSKIRTKKFDYRLKSGSLRYDNLLDRNFATTGLNQKLGTDITYLLTNGKTYYLSIVKDFHNNEILDYKISSSLDMSFVTKNIIQAWVNAGKYKTWILQSDQGFHYTNPSYKTLCDTLGIKISMSRRGNSPDNGATESWFGTMKTEFLYQIPRKKRTIEWIKENLPKYIYFYNNHLPQPKLKGMSPIEYRLAYSQTNIKFIPMKLDLM
- a CDS encoding inorganic diphosphatase, which gives rise to MAKNNKSIVQMVVEIPKGSSNKYEFDGKTKTMVLDRVLYGANFYPGEYGYIPNTLDYDGDPLDIISLITYPTFPGCLVDVRILGTIKMIDGGEIDTKVFGVVASDPRFNDFKTLEDVPSHLRDEITNFFLQYKALQKKTVVIEGWGNLEHAIKELQACKDMFIKYEKEMLDLPKEQLVALLNKK